A single genomic interval of Halobacillus halophilus DSM 2266 harbors:
- a CDS encoding glutaredoxin domain-containing protein, producing the protein MNVLYIMDRCSVCAQAMNHLYLKEIDYKIVNILKETSARKDFKDLIGEVYTPSLVNEKEIWKGWVQTQSKAHV; encoded by the coding sequence ATGAATGTCCTCTATATTATGGATAGATGCAGTGTATGTGCGCAGGCGATGAATCATTTATATTTAAAAGAAATCGATTATAAGATAGTCAATATCTTAAAAGAGACCAGCGCCAGGAAAGATTTCAAGGATTTAATCGGAGAAGTATACACCCCTTCATTGGTGAATGAAAAGGAAATATGGAAGGGGTGGGTACAGACACAGTCAAAAGCACACGTGTGA
- a CDS encoding haloacid dehalogenase type II has product MIKALVFDAYGTLFDVHSVGKECNEIFPNKGDEISQSWRKKQLEYFFLRQLMERYKPFDEITKDALNYACKENGVELSEENEERLMNAYLELELFEEVESVLKELSEKKLVVFSNGSVNMIEPLVEQSSINEYIDEVISADEIKQYKPTPAAYNHALERLDVKREEVLFMSSNPWDITGAKSFGFNTAWINRKELVAEELNIQPDSVYSDLSGIREWK; this is encoded by the coding sequence ATGATTAAAGCATTGGTATTCGATGCTTATGGTACATTGTTTGATGTTCATTCCGTGGGAAAAGAATGTAATGAAATTTTTCCGAATAAAGGAGACGAAATCAGCCAGTCGTGGAGAAAAAAACAGCTGGAGTATTTCTTTCTAAGACAACTGATGGAACGTTATAAGCCTTTTGACGAGATTACGAAGGATGCTTTGAATTATGCCTGTAAAGAAAACGGGGTTGAGTTATCTGAAGAAAATGAAGAGCGCCTGATGAACGCTTATTTAGAACTGGAGCTTTTTGAAGAGGTGGAAAGTGTGCTGAAAGAGCTTTCTGAGAAAAAGCTTGTGGTGTTCTCGAATGGTTCGGTCAATATGATTGAGCCACTGGTCGAGCAATCCTCAATCAATGAGTATATTGATGAAGTGATCAGTGCCGATGAGATTAAGCAGTACAAACCTACGCCGGCTGCTTATAACCATGCTTTAGAGAGACTGGATGTAAAAAGGGAAGAAGTTCTGTTCATGTCTTCCAATCCATGGGACATTACAGGCGCAAAAAGCTTTGGATTTAATACGGCCTGGATCAATCGTAAAGAGCTTGTAGCTGAAGAGCTGAATATACAGCCTGACAGTGTCTATAGTGATTTAAGTGGAATTCGCGAGTGGAAGTAG
- a CDS encoding Crp/Fnr family transcriptional regulator has product MDKLTLLSQISLFEELSQEELMRIDQMSEMSPVKKGTTIVSPENTMNALFLLKKGQVRLYRMNEEGKQFTLDILVDGNIFGETSTVSLTDDQTYAEAMTDTYICTLSHRDYEEFIKKNPHVALKLIDILSSRLKDFYSLSEKIALSDVKHRLLYLLLMLSQKTGRRKQNWQTIEMKLTHQDLANMIGTTRETTSAIMSELKKDGFIRKVRFLAIDADKTQEFLNLS; this is encoded by the coding sequence ATGGATAAGCTTACCTTACTCTCCCAAATCAGTTTGTTTGAAGAACTCTCCCAGGAAGAGCTCATGAGGATCGATCAGATGAGTGAGATGAGTCCCGTGAAAAAAGGTACGACGATTGTCTCCCCTGAAAACACCATGAATGCCTTATTTTTATTAAAAAAAGGACAGGTCCGCCTGTACCGTATGAATGAAGAAGGTAAGCAGTTCACGCTCGATATTCTCGTGGATGGAAACATATTCGGTGAAACGTCCACCGTCAGTTTGACCGACGATCAGACCTATGCGGAAGCTATGACCGATACGTATATATGTACACTCAGCCACAGGGACTATGAAGAATTTATCAAAAAGAACCCGCATGTCGCTCTAAAACTGATTGATATTCTCTCCTCACGATTGAAAGACTTTTACAGTCTGAGCGAAAAAATTGCCTTAAGCGACGTGAAGCATCGATTGTTGTACCTGTTATTAATGCTCAGTCAAAAAACCGGTCGCCGCAAACAAAACTGGCAGACCATTGAAATGAAACTGACCCATCAGGATCTCGCTAACATGATTGGGACGACAAGAGAAACGACGAGCGCCATCATGAGCGAATTGAAAAAAGACGGGTTCATCCGGAAAGTCCGTTTCCTGGCGATAGACGCGGATAAGACTCAAGAGTTCTTAAACCTTTCCTAA
- a CDS encoding LTA synthase family protein, protein MFQKWKGNDASSKKKLIYAVVFAMFWLKMTFIQGGVFTLGLENINQAAILAFNPLSSIFLLFGLGILLAGRKGLLGAYILGSVLLYLNVLFYREYNDFITIPMLGQLANLAGLGGSITNILSATDIFLFVDVFVAIFLLFYLNPSRIQSFLPKRKEGLVLAIIAVPLFLINLGWAQTERPELLKRAFDRNLLVKNIGVLDFHIYDSVLQGQTEMKKTFADSNELVPALNYINEKDVDPNSEMTGVAEGKNVILLSLESTQTFVVDRELNGKELTPYFNDLKEEGAYFSNFYHQVKQGRTSDSEFLLDNSLYGLNRGAAFFTHAGNEYEATPEVLGEEGYTSVNMHANDQTFWNRNVMYDSLGYDEYYSKEDYDVTEDKSYGWGYLDEYFFSDSLDKMEELEQPFYSKMITLTNHYPFTLPEDKKLIEEGNTSSGTLNRYFQTIRYQDEALKQFVEDFKRSDLYDDTVLIIYGDHFGISENHQEAMGEYLGKDINDYEQFQLQRVPLLILGEGIEPKEHETVGGQIDLRPTIMNLLGVDDDNPVQFGHDLFSKDRNGMTITRDGNFANEDYVGVNETCFDRETGEKVVGEACAEGFKQAQEELEISDSIVYGDLLRYLDETEMIKQERK, encoded by the coding sequence ATGTTTCAAAAATGGAAAGGAAACGATGCTTCTTCTAAAAAGAAGCTGATTTATGCTGTTGTTTTCGCTATGTTTTGGCTGAAGATGACGTTTATTCAAGGTGGGGTTTTCACTTTAGGTTTAGAAAATATAAATCAAGCAGCTATCCTGGCCTTTAATCCCTTGAGCAGTATTTTTCTTCTCTTTGGATTAGGAATCTTACTGGCCGGCCGTAAAGGACTGCTTGGGGCCTACATTCTTGGCTCCGTCTTACTTTATCTCAATGTTTTGTTTTATCGTGAGTACAATGATTTCATTACGATTCCAATGTTAGGTCAATTAGCAAATTTGGCAGGTCTTGGAGGAAGTATTACGAATATCCTCTCGGCCACAGATATTTTCCTGTTTGTGGACGTATTTGTTGCGATCTTTCTATTATTCTATCTGAACCCTTCTCGTATTCAAAGTTTTCTACCGAAACGCAAGGAAGGTCTTGTGCTGGCTATTATTGCCGTGCCGTTATTTTTAATTAACCTGGGCTGGGCACAGACAGAGCGTCCAGAGCTTTTAAAACGGGCCTTTGACCGTAATTTGTTAGTAAAAAATATTGGGGTGCTTGATTTTCACATCTACGATAGTGTGTTGCAGGGACAAACGGAGATGAAAAAAACGTTCGCGGATAGTAACGAATTAGTACCTGCCTTAAACTATATAAATGAGAAAGATGTGGATCCAAATAGTGAAATGACAGGAGTCGCTGAAGGGAAAAATGTGATCCTTTTATCCCTGGAAAGCACCCAGACATTTGTTGTGGACCGAGAATTAAACGGAAAAGAACTCACCCCTTATTTTAACGATCTCAAAGAAGAAGGTGCTTACTTTAGTAACTTCTATCATCAGGTTAAACAGGGGCGCACGTCAGATTCCGAGTTTTTGCTGGACAATTCATTGTATGGCCTGAATCGTGGAGCGGCCTTCTTTACTCATGCGGGTAACGAATACGAAGCTACCCCTGAAGTGTTAGGGGAAGAGGGCTATACGTCTGTGAATATGCATGCCAATGATCAAACATTTTGGAACCGGAATGTCATGTATGACTCTCTTGGCTATGATGAGTATTATTCAAAAGAAGATTATGACGTTACAGAAGATAAATCCTACGGCTGGGGTTATCTTGATGAATACTTCTTTAGTGACTCCTTAGATAAAATGGAAGAGTTAGAGCAGCCGTTCTATAGCAAGATGATTACTCTGACCAACCATTATCCATTTACCCTTCCGGAAGATAAGAAATTGATTGAAGAAGGGAATACTTCAAGTGGTACGCTGAACCGTTATTTCCAAACGATCCGCTATCAGGACGAAGCTTTAAAACAGTTTGTTGAGGATTTCAAGCGTTCAGATCTTTATGACGATACCGTGCTTATCATTTATGGTGACCATTTCGGGATATCAGAGAATCACCAGGAGGCCATGGGAGAATATCTGGGCAAAGATATTAATGACTATGAACAATTTCAGCTTCAGCGTGTGCCTCTTCTCATCCTTGGAGAAGGAATAGAACCAAAAGAACATGAGACTGTTGGGGGCCAGATTGATTTACGTCCGACGATCATGAATCTTTTAGGGGTGGACGATGACAACCCGGTCCAATTCGGTCATGATTTGTTTAGTAAAGATCGGAATGGGATGACCATTACACGAGATGGTAATTTTGCTAACGAGGATTATGTAGGTGTGAATGAAACCTGTTTTGATAGAGAAACGGGAGAGAAAGTAGTAGGTGAGGCTTGTGCTGAAGGCTTCAAACAAGCGCAAGAAGAACTGGAGATCTCAGACTCTATCGTTTACGGAGATTTGCTGCGGTATCTTGATGAAACAGAAATGATTAAGCAAGAGCGGAAATAA
- a CDS encoding universal stress protein, translating to MFKNILLATDGSDHSRRAIDQTLKMVSPHKEEVHIDLVYVVDGETSKQDVLNYGDSHTATKKRKEKFLDVIKYVESAGVSTKFLMLHGDPAEEMIEYANQEDYDCVVIGSRGRNKWQTLILGSVSHKLVKYVQSPVIVVK from the coding sequence ATGTTTAAAAATATTTTACTCGCGACGGATGGTTCTGATCATTCCCGTCGCGCAATCGATCAGACACTAAAAATGGTTTCCCCGCATAAGGAAGAGGTGCACATCGACCTTGTATATGTGGTTGATGGTGAAACATCTAAACAGGACGTATTGAACTATGGGGATTCTCATACAGCTACTAAGAAACGGAAAGAAAAGTTCCTGGACGTCATCAAATATGTAGAGTCAGCCGGTGTTTCCACCAAGTTTCTGATGTTACATGGAGATCCCGCTGAAGAAATGATTGAATATGCCAACCAGGAAGATTATGATTGCGTGGTTATTGGAAGCCGCGGGCGTAATAAATGGCAGACGTTGATCCTGGGAAGTGTCAGTCATAAACTCGTGAAATATGTTCAGTCTCCAGTAATCGTCGTTAAGTAA
- a CDS encoding SulP family inorganic anion transporter, producing MSTLSIKENWLGNIKGDVLSGVVVALALIPEAIAFSIIAGVDPMVGLYASFCISVVIAFMGGRPGMISGATGAMALVMITLVAQHGIEYLLATTILTGILQVLFGVFKLARFMRFIPRSVMVGFVNALGILIFTSQLQHFENEPWVIYALVGLTLAIIYLFPLVTKTIPSTLVAIVVVSAIAIWMNIGVRTVGDMGELTQTLPMFALPDMPLNFETLMIIFPYALALTIVGLLESLLTASIVDDMTDTESDKNKESRGQGFANIVTGFFGGMAGCAMIGQSVINVKSGGNGRLSSLVAGVVLMFMIIVLGGVVVQIPMAALAGVMIMVSIGTFDWGSVRNIHRVPRSDAAVMIVTVLTVVITHNLAYGVLAGVVLSMIFFAVKISKVNVLTLYANEGKKRIYYVQGQLFFASVTDFLNSIDFKDHVEEVVIDLNDSHLWDDSAIGALDSIESKFEQNGIKVKFIGLNGESSRLLARLGGVSKGSGH from the coding sequence ATGTCAACTTTATCAATTAAAGAAAATTGGCTCGGAAACATAAAGGGTGATGTATTATCAGGAGTCGTTGTGGCATTAGCCTTGATTCCTGAAGCCATCGCTTTCTCGATTATTGCAGGTGTAGACCCAATGGTCGGGTTGTACGCATCCTTTTGTATATCCGTTGTGATTGCTTTTATGGGTGGACGCCCGGGAATGATCTCTGGGGCCACAGGTGCCATGGCTTTAGTCATGATTACCTTAGTTGCTCAGCACGGGATTGAATACTTGCTCGCCACAACGATCCTGACGGGGATCTTACAGGTATTGTTTGGAGTCTTTAAGTTAGCTAGATTCATGCGGTTCATTCCCCGCTCCGTTATGGTAGGATTCGTGAATGCTTTAGGGATTTTAATTTTCACTTCCCAATTGCAGCACTTTGAGAATGAACCCTGGGTGATTTATGCATTAGTTGGGTTAACTTTAGCTATCATTTATCTATTTCCACTGGTTACTAAAACCATCCCTTCCACATTGGTCGCCATTGTGGTCGTATCCGCCATTGCAATATGGATGAACATCGGTGTCAGAACGGTTGGGGACATGGGAGAATTAACACAAACCCTTCCTATGTTCGCTTTGCCCGATATGCCGCTGAATTTTGAAACCCTGATGATTATCTTCCCTTATGCTTTAGCGTTAACGATTGTCGGACTACTAGAGTCCCTTCTTACGGCTTCCATCGTTGATGATATGACCGATACCGAAAGTGATAAAAACAAAGAAAGCCGCGGTCAAGGATTCGCAAACATCGTGACGGGATTCTTTGGCGGCATGGCTGGTTGTGCGATGATTGGTCAGTCCGTCATTAACGTGAAATCCGGCGGGAATGGACGGTTATCTTCGCTGGTGGCAGGTGTCGTTCTCATGTTTATGATTATCGTTCTGGGTGGAGTTGTTGTTCAGATTCCAATGGCCGCACTCGCAGGTGTCATGATTATGGTTTCTATTGGTACGTTTGACTGGGGCTCCGTCCGGAATATTCACAGAGTACCACGTTCTGATGCGGCTGTCATGATTGTAACGGTGCTAACTGTCGTCATCACGCACAACTTAGCCTACGGCGTTCTTGCCGGCGTTGTACTCAGTATGATTTTCTTTGCGGTTAAGATTTCCAAAGTAAATGTATTAACCTTGTACGCAAATGAAGGGAAAAAACGCATCTATTATGTGCAAGGTCAGTTATTCTTTGCGTCGGTTACAGACTTTCTTAATTCGATCGATTTCAAAGATCATGTCGAAGAAGTCGTTATCGATCTTAACGACTCTCATCTATGGGATGACTCAGCCATCGGTGCTCTCGACAGTATCGAATCGAAGTTTGAACAAAACGGCATTAAAGTTAAATTCATCGGCTTGAACGGGGAGAGCTCCAGACTATTGGCTCGACTTGGAGGCGTCTCCAAAGGATCCGGTCACTAA
- a CDS encoding universal stress protein, protein MFSHILIASDGSNHAVRAAEHALQLAQLSEDSQITILYAISGSTSKSDVLSENMADLSTVRKGRLFSTEGVFIKAGINYDVKVLKGDPGPAIVRHVNENHYDVVVIGSRGLNTFQEMVLGSVSHKVAKRVQCPVLIIK, encoded by the coding sequence ATGTTTTCTCATATACTTATAGCTTCGGATGGATCGAATCATGCGGTGAGGGCTGCTGAACATGCGCTGCAGTTAGCTCAGCTATCGGAAGACTCACAGATTACGATTCTGTATGCGATTAGCGGCTCGACTTCTAAAAGTGATGTCCTGAGTGAGAATATGGCCGACCTGTCCACGGTTAGGAAAGGGCGTCTATTTTCTACAGAAGGGGTATTTATAAAAGCGGGAATCAATTATGATGTGAAAGTATTAAAAGGTGATCCAGGACCTGCCATTGTCCGCCATGTAAATGAAAACCATTATGATGTAGTTGTAATCGGCAGCAGGGGACTGAATACGTTTCAGGAAATGGTGCTGGGAAGTGTGAGTCATAAAGTGGCGAAGAGGGTACAATGTCCGGTGTTGATTATTAAGTAG
- a CDS encoding helix-turn-helix domain-containing protein, producing MDNEQEIMTVSQVAEYLQISEVTTYKLVQEGRIPGFKIGRHWRVRKEDLREHIRKLQHGEHL from the coding sequence ATGGACAATGAACAAGAAATCATGACGGTTTCTCAAGTTGCTGAATATCTACAAATTAGTGAAGTGACCACATACAAATTAGTACAGGAAGGACGTATCCCGGGCTTTAAGATCGGGCGTCACTGGCGGGTGAGAAAAGAAGATTTAAGAGAACATATCAGGAAACTTCAGCATGGTGAGCATTTATAA
- a CDS encoding TVP38/TMEM64 family protein, with protein MSRGSYASRILLFVVLILTMVYFIHFRWHITPNDIQQMITAFGWLSPFIFIAAYMAAPFMMFPAPVLSMSAGLAYGFWPGTLYIWLGAGGAAATGYLIGRFFGEAVFQFHQYSWSARAEERMNRQGFWFVLLLRLFPLMGFSMLSYLSGMTKVRFSTYLSATWIGILPGVFVYGTLGASLMAGDPLIIGAAVLLLVLLLSLSFFFRHKVKNWLDLEENKEKKG; from the coding sequence ATGAGCCGGGGAAGTTATGCATCAAGAATTTTGTTATTTGTGGTCTTGATCTTGACGATGGTTTATTTCATTCATTTCAGGTGGCATATCACTCCGAATGATATCCAGCAAATGATTACGGCTTTTGGCTGGCTGTCACCTTTTATCTTTATAGCAGCTTATATGGCTGCTCCTTTTATGATGTTTCCTGCGCCGGTATTGTCGATGAGTGCCGGTTTAGCTTATGGGTTTTGGCCGGGAACTTTGTATATATGGCTGGGAGCGGGCGGGGCAGCAGCTACGGGTTACTTGATCGGACGTTTTTTCGGGGAAGCGGTATTTCAATTCCATCAATATTCCTGGTCTGCTAGAGCGGAAGAAAGAATGAACAGACAAGGGTTTTGGTTTGTGCTGCTGTTACGGCTTTTCCCTCTCATGGGCTTTAGTATGCTGAGCTACCTGTCAGGTATGACGAAGGTACGTTTCTCTACCTATCTTTCTGCAACGTGGATTGGAATTCTGCCTGGTGTATTTGTTTATGGGACGCTTGGCGCAAGCTTAATGGCAGGAGATCCGCTCATTATCGGGGCGGCCGTCCTGTTGCTTGTGCTCCTTTTGAGTCTATCATTCTTCTTTAGACATAAAGTGAAAAATTGGCTTGATTTAGAGGAGAATAAAGAGAAAAAAGGGTGA
- a CDS encoding calcium/sodium antiporter: MAYIFLLIGFGLLIKGADLFVDGSSNIARLLRVPPILIGLTIVALGTSSPEATVSILAALQGNAEVSLGNVVGSNIFNITLVVGIAAFLYPLMVESETTKKEIPFTLLASGALLVLISDIKLQGLSDNLLTRSDGIIFLLFLSIFMYYVIEVGLKSRKDSKEDPIPSNIKWGKNIGLTLAGLAAIIFGGDLVVDSGTAIALDLGMSKTLVGLTIIAIGTSLPELVTSISAALKKESGIALGNVVGSNVFNILFVLGASAVVTPLPVNGKIFTDVLIMIALSLLLLLFSRTHYKIGKREGFILLTMYIVYLVFIILRN; this comes from the coding sequence ATGGCTTACATATTTTTACTTATTGGCTTCGGGTTATTAATTAAAGGAGCCGATTTATTTGTTGATGGATCTTCCAATATTGCCAGGCTGCTCCGTGTTCCACCTATCTTAATCGGGTTAACGATTGTAGCTTTAGGCACAAGCTCTCCTGAAGCAACCGTCAGTATCCTTGCCGCTTTACAGGGAAATGCTGAAGTTTCGCTGGGGAACGTGGTAGGAAGTAATATCTTTAACATCACGTTAGTGGTAGGAATTGCAGCCTTCCTCTATCCATTAATGGTAGAAAGTGAAACAACCAAAAAAGAAATTCCGTTTACATTGCTTGCCAGCGGAGCGTTGCTCGTCCTGATCAGTGACATAAAGCTACAGGGACTAAGTGATAACCTGCTCACACGCAGTGACGGCATCATCTTTTTATTGTTTTTATCTATTTTCATGTACTATGTGATTGAAGTAGGCCTGAAAAGTCGAAAAGATTCAAAAGAGGACCCCATTCCTTCAAATATTAAGTGGGGGAAAAATATTGGTTTAACGTTAGCCGGATTAGCAGCGATTATTTTTGGAGGGGACCTGGTAGTCGACAGCGGCACAGCCATCGCCTTAGATCTTGGAATGAGTAAAACATTAGTAGGATTAACCATCATTGCGATCGGCACATCGCTTCCTGAACTGGTGACCTCCATTTCGGCTGCCTTGAAGAAAGAAAGCGGAATTGCTTTAGGGAATGTGGTAGGGAGTAATGTTTTCAACATCTTATTTGTTCTTGGGGCTTCAGCTGTCGTTACGCCTTTACCTGTGAACGGAAAGATATTTACCGACGTGCTGATTATGATTGCCTTGAGCTTGTTGCTGCTCTTATTCTCGAGGACTCATTATAAGATTGGAAAAAGAGAGGGTTTCATCCTTCTGACGATGTATATCGTTTATCTTGTTTTTATTATTTTGAGAAACTGA
- a CDS encoding BMQ_0737 family morphogenetic spore coat protein — protein sequence MDKNNCSLHCVNVEKVYDWLIVPLQFTTCIEIPKIKKRVTDEICGNFAIASTEQTCPLWESTLPSPSAGTVSLSLASGSLNDLEVLINGRTIETGNKEQFTQTFSTLNSLALINTNPLVTVRGTYCLTLHYFLSRNLIEDLRNCQEGNCYLSNECGRPISIKVLDCKEIGERKNTEIILPNGQQTILQKVNLCKEGCVGLTYDKGRQLCVFPFNKMEQLLLCAPEGTTLQCEVTDFCCRISSIKNLNNCWRLEISIEICQNIKVTADTTLGIQARECSPRGLLSTGNCLSANP from the coding sequence GTGGATAAAAACAACTGCAGTTTACATTGTGTAAATGTAGAAAAAGTATATGATTGGCTTATTGTTCCTTTGCAATTTACTACTTGTATAGAAATACCTAAAATCAAAAAAAGAGTCACTGACGAAATTTGCGGTAATTTTGCGATAGCCTCCACTGAACAGACTTGCCCTCTTTGGGAATCCACTCTTCCCTCGCCCTCAGCAGGTACTGTTTCCCTATCGTTGGCAAGTGGCAGTTTAAATGATTTAGAGGTTCTTATTAATGGAAGAACGATTGAAACAGGTAACAAGGAACAGTTTACCCAAACTTTCTCAACTTTGAACAGTCTGGCGTTAATAAATACTAATCCTCTAGTCACGGTAAGAGGAACTTATTGTCTCACTCTTCATTATTTTCTTTCTAGAAATTTAATAGAAGATTTACGGAATTGTCAGGAAGGAAATTGTTATTTATCTAATGAATGTGGGAGACCGATCTCGATTAAGGTACTAGACTGCAAAGAAATAGGTGAGCGAAAAAATACGGAAATTATCCTCCCTAATGGACAACAGACTATATTGCAAAAAGTCAATCTATGTAAGGAAGGTTGTGTCGGCTTGACTTATGATAAAGGTCGGCAACTGTGTGTGTTTCCTTTTAATAAAATGGAGCAACTTTTGCTTTGTGCGCCTGAAGGGACTACCCTCCAATGCGAAGTCACGGATTTCTGTTGCAGAATCAGCTCTATCAAAAATTTGAATAATTGCTGGCGCTTAGAAATTTCGATAGAAATATGCCAAAACATAAAGGTCACCGCAGATACAACATTGGGAATTCAAGCACGTGAATGTTCTCCTCGTGGACTACTTTCCACGGGTAATTGCTTAAGCGCAAATCCATAA
- a CDS encoding S-Ena type endospore appendage, with the protein MGNCSACCPDQTVIGDIVTDNFCGNFAIPCNSTDTDLIRVWRLDPDFFNAGAQSAATVSAYYDQGCDNLLEVRVSKRFGPPEIFRVPRQNTRSITVLNAVSVDILCRSEQNTEAICRGKYCIDLHYDVLEPPGV; encoded by the coding sequence ATGGGAAATTGTAGTGCTTGTTGTCCGGACCAAACCGTGATTGGCGATATTGTCACGGATAATTTTTGTGGAAATTTTGCGATTCCTTGTAATTCAACGGATACAGACCTAATTAGAGTGTGGCGATTAGACCCGGATTTTTTTAATGCCGGTGCTCAGTCGGCAGCTACCGTAAGTGCTTATTACGACCAAGGGTGTGACAACTTGTTAGAAGTGCGCGTCTCCAAGCGATTTGGTCCGCCTGAAATTTTTAGAGTGCCACGTCAAAACACACGCTCTATTACCGTGTTGAATGCAGTGAGTGTGGATATTCTTTGTCGTTCAGAGCAAAACACCGAGGCAATATGTAGAGGAAAATATTGTATAGACCTACATTATGATGTACTTGAACCACCAGGAGTATAA
- a CDS encoding S-Ena type endospore appendage yields the protein MGNCSACCPDQSVIGDIVTDNFCGNFVLSCNEEDPDINRIWSLDPDLFNAGAQSAATVSVYYDVGCDNLITMTATKRDLSTIDMVIPRQNTRSITVLDIIAIDIFCTSEGPDTTVCRGKYCVDLHYDVLEPPGI from the coding sequence ATGGGAAATTGTAGTGCTTGTTGTCCGGATCAATCCGTTATTGGCGATATTGTCACAGATAATTTTTGTGGAAACTTTGTTTTATCGTGCAATGAGGAAGATCCTGACATAAACAGAATTTGGAGTCTAGATCCAGATTTATTTAATGCTGGAGCCCAGAGTGCAGCCACCGTTAGTGTTTACTATGACGTTGGATGTGACAATTTAATAACGATGACAGCGACAAAAAGAGACCTGAGTACTATAGATATGGTGATACCTCGTCAAAATACACGATCCATAACTGTATTGGATATAATAGCTATCGATATTTTTTGCACTTCAGAAGGACCTGACACTACGGTCTGTCGAGGAAAATATTGTGTGGATCTTCATTATGATGTATTAGAACCACCAGGGATTTAA
- a CDS encoding 5'-methylthioadenosine/adenosylhomocysteine nucleosidase, with the protein MNFKQSVIRLTGVVLFVFLLAGCGEQPESAGAVDKEEEKVIGIIGPMEVEIDILHSHMEVEETTEKGKLTFYEGKLEGQPIVLVKSGIGKVNAASAAQMLISEFDADVLINSGVAGGIHPDLGLGDIVISTKTVHHDMDETAKDFKPGQIPYMDTRYFEADQELIQLAEEGAKDLPDYVDVFKGPIATGDQFIASKEKTEWIYETFDAYVVEMEGAAVGQVAYLNKIPYVVIRSASDDAGEEAAGIQENFVEEAAQNSSHVIEEMLKGI; encoded by the coding sequence ATGAATTTTAAACAAAGTGTCATTCGTTTAACCGGGGTCGTGCTTTTCGTTTTCTTGCTGGCGGGATGTGGAGAACAGCCCGAGAGTGCAGGAGCAGTTGACAAAGAAGAAGAAAAAGTAATCGGAATCATAGGTCCAATGGAAGTGGAAATTGACATTCTTCATTCTCATATGGAAGTGGAAGAAACAACGGAAAAAGGTAAATTAACCTTTTATGAAGGCAAATTAGAAGGCCAGCCGATTGTCCTTGTGAAGTCCGGAATAGGGAAAGTGAATGCAGCGTCGGCAGCTCAAATGCTTATCAGTGAGTTTGATGCGGATGTATTGATTAACTCAGGCGTAGCTGGAGGAATCCACCCTGATCTAGGTCTTGGAGACATCGTTATTTCTACAAAGACGGTGCATCATGACATGGACGAAACGGCTAAAGATTTCAAGCCGGGGCAAATTCCATACATGGACACCAGGTATTTTGAAGCAGATCAGGAATTGATACAACTGGCTGAAGAAGGCGCAAAGGATCTTCCTGATTATGTAGATGTATTCAAAGGACCGATTGCGACAGGAGACCAATTTATTGCAAGCAAAGAAAAAACGGAATGGATTTATGAAACCTTTGATGCGTATGTCGTGGAGATGGAAGGAGCGGCTGTTGGACAGGTTGCCTACTTAAATAAAATCCCGTACGTCGTCATTCGTTCAGCTTCGGATGATGCAGGAGAAGAAGCGGCTGGAATTCAGGAAAACTTTGTGGAAGAAGCCGCTCAGAACTCCAGTCATGTGATAGAAGAAATGTTAAAAGGTATTTAG
- a CDS encoding aspartyl-phosphate phosphatase Spo0E family protein encodes MSDKKHLENQIEETRVRMYAAYMNEAVFRDILIISQQLDYLLNKLENISK; translated from the coding sequence ATGTCAGATAAAAAACATTTGGAAAATCAAATTGAAGAAACAAGAGTACGAATGTATGCAGCTTATATGAATGAAGCCGTCTTTCGAGATATTTTGATTATTTCTCAACAACTGGATTACTTACTGAATAAATTGGAAAATATTTCTAAATAA